Proteins co-encoded in one Brassica oleracea var. oleracea cultivar TO1000 chromosome C4, BOL, whole genome shotgun sequence genomic window:
- the LOC106337105 gene encoding UV radiation resistance-associated gene protein-like isoform X1, translating into MERETEPSSSRGDREEDVKVIEWEEFDNELTRLWSLSSALKLATEKKMTLQPKLESLIQVSAESLRRTNELEEMRQRLESKKLMVDKTSVTCKVTEQDLKKKEDDLSAEVRSLLVGGTTLSIAKSKLQESNCQLEGESGYAHLKTVTNKLRKRQQYMVSQVSFIYPLKIEAGPSQDQELESFPGGSRLVGTKPVSQGSVRILGLPFSMAPFTKMSFFTDKKEVQKSATALGYVAHVCVFHSFSSLLESSKGFLAWILQAVSLLAPFFGVPIRYPLRLGGSKTYILDYAPYIEPSASDMSPVSTLSENAKFVEFPLFLDGQDTTRAAYAVFLLNKNIEQLLNFVGESSLGPRQVLANLKELIRIIQSPDYIYS; encoded by the exons ATGGAAAGAGAAACGGAGCCAAGTTCGTCAAGAGGTGATCGAGAAGAAGATGTGAAGGTTATCGAGTGGGAAGAATTCGACAATGAGCTCACTCGGTTATGGAGTCTCTCTTCAGCTCTGAAGTTAGCCACAGAGAAGAAGATGACCCTACAACCAAAACTCGAGTCTCTTATTCAG GTTAGTGCTGAATCACTGAGACGTACTAATGAACTTGAAGAGATGCGTCAGAGGCTGGAATCAAAGAAATTGATGGTTGACAAGACGTCAGTTACTTGCAAAGTTACTGAGCAAGATCTTAAAAAGAAAGAGGATGATCTCAGTGCTGAAGTTAGGTCTTTGCTAGTTGGTGGCACAACTCTTTCCATCGCTAAAAGCAAATTACAG GAATCAAACTGCCAACTAGAAGGAGAGAGTGGTTATGCTCATCTAAAGACTGTAACGAATAAGCTGAGAAAGAGGCAGCAGTACATGGTATCTCAAGTTTCATTTATCTACCCTTTGAAGATCGAGGCTGGACCTTCGCAAGACCAAGAACTGGAATCGTTTCCAGGTGGCAGTAGATTAGTAGGAACTAAGCCTGTGAGTCAAGGATCCGTGAGAATTTTGGGGTTGCCTTTTAGTATGGCCCCGTTTACAAAGATGAGCTTCTTCACTGACAAGAAAGAAGTTCAGAAGTCAGCTACTGCCCTAGGATATGTAGCTCATGTATGTGTGTTCCATTCTTTTTCCTCGCTACTTGAGAGTTCTAAAGGCTTCCTTGCTTGGATTTTGCAGGCCGTGTCTCTGTTAGCTCCTTTCTTCGGAGTGCCTATTCGTTATCCTTTGCGCTTAGGTGGTTCCAAAACATATATTCTGGACTATGCGCCTTACATCGAGCCTTCAGCTTCTGATATGTCTCCAGTTTCCACACTTTCCGAAAATGCTAAATTTGTAGAGTTCCCTCTGTTTCTGGATGGTCAAGATACAACTCGAGCTGCCTACGCTGTCTTCTTATTAAACAAG AACATCGAGCAGCTCCTGAATTTTGTGGGAGAAAGTAGTCTAGGACCACGTCAGGTTCTAGCTAACCTCAAGGAGCTGATCAGGATCATCCAGTCGCCAGATTATATATATTCTTGA
- the LOC106337105 gene encoding UV radiation resistance-associated gene protein-like isoform X2: MERETEPSSSRGDREEDVKVIEWEEFDNELTRLWSLSSALKLATEKKMTLQPKLESLIQVSAESLRRTNELEEMRQRLESKKLMVDKTSVTCKVTEQDLKKKEDDLSAEVRSLLVGGTTLSIAKSKLQESNCQLEGESGYAHLKTVTNKLRKRQQYMVSQVSFIYPLKIEAGPSQDQELESFPGGSRLVGTKPVSQGSVRILGLPFSMAPFTKMSFFTDKKEVQKSATALGYVAHAVSLLAPFFGVPIRYPLRLGGSKTYILDYAPYIEPSASDMSPVSTLSENAKFVEFPLFLDGQDTTRAAYAVFLLNKNIEQLLNFVGESSLGPRQVLANLKELIRIIQSPDYIYS, translated from the exons ATGGAAAGAGAAACGGAGCCAAGTTCGTCAAGAGGTGATCGAGAAGAAGATGTGAAGGTTATCGAGTGGGAAGAATTCGACAATGAGCTCACTCGGTTATGGAGTCTCTCTTCAGCTCTGAAGTTAGCCACAGAGAAGAAGATGACCCTACAACCAAAACTCGAGTCTCTTATTCAG GTTAGTGCTGAATCACTGAGACGTACTAATGAACTTGAAGAGATGCGTCAGAGGCTGGAATCAAAGAAATTGATGGTTGACAAGACGTCAGTTACTTGCAAAGTTACTGAGCAAGATCTTAAAAAGAAAGAGGATGATCTCAGTGCTGAAGTTAGGTCTTTGCTAGTTGGTGGCACAACTCTTTCCATCGCTAAAAGCAAATTACAG GAATCAAACTGCCAACTAGAAGGAGAGAGTGGTTATGCTCATCTAAAGACTGTAACGAATAAGCTGAGAAAGAGGCAGCAGTACATGGTATCTCAAGTTTCATTTATCTACCCTTTGAAGATCGAGGCTGGACCTTCGCAAGACCAAGAACTGGAATCGTTTCCAGGTGGCAGTAGATTAGTAGGAACTAAGCCTGTGAGTCAAGGATCCGTGAGAATTTTGGGGTTGCCTTTTAGTATGGCCCCGTTTACAAAGATGAGCTTCTTCACTGACAAGAAAGAAGTTCAGAAGTCAGCTACTGCCCTAGGATATGTAGCTCAT GCCGTGTCTCTGTTAGCTCCTTTCTTCGGAGTGCCTATTCGTTATCCTTTGCGCTTAGGTGGTTCCAAAACATATATTCTGGACTATGCGCCTTACATCGAGCCTTCAGCTTCTGATATGTCTCCAGTTTCCACACTTTCCGAAAATGCTAAATTTGTAGAGTTCCCTCTGTTTCTGGATGGTCAAGATACAACTCGAGCTGCCTACGCTGTCTTCTTATTAAACAAG AACATCGAGCAGCTCCTGAATTTTGTGGGAGAAAGTAGTCTAGGACCACGTCAGGTTCTAGCTAACCTCAAGGAGCTGATCAGGATCATCCAGTCGCCAGATTATATATATTCTTGA
- the LOC106337105 gene encoding UV radiation resistance-associated gene protein-like isoform X3 encodes MRQRLESKKLMVDKTSVTCKVTEQDLKKKEDDLSAEVRSLLVGGTTLSIAKSKLQESNCQLEGESGYAHLKTVTNKLRKRQQYMVSQVSFIYPLKIEAGPSQDQELESFPGGSRLVGTKPVSQGSVRILGLPFSMAPFTKMSFFTDKKEVQKSATALGYVAHVCVFHSFSSLLESSKGFLAWILQAVSLLAPFFGVPIRYPLRLGGSKTYILDYAPYIEPSASDMSPVSTLSENAKFVEFPLFLDGQDTTRAAYAVFLLNKNIEQLLNFVGESSLGPRQVLANLKELIRIIQSPDYIYS; translated from the exons ATGCGTCAGAGGCTGGAATCAAAGAAATTGATGGTTGACAAGACGTCAGTTACTTGCAAAGTTACTGAGCAAGATCTTAAAAAGAAAGAGGATGATCTCAGTGCTGAAGTTAGGTCTTTGCTAGTTGGTGGCACAACTCTTTCCATCGCTAAAAGCAAATTACAG GAATCAAACTGCCAACTAGAAGGAGAGAGTGGTTATGCTCATCTAAAGACTGTAACGAATAAGCTGAGAAAGAGGCAGCAGTACATGGTATCTCAAGTTTCATTTATCTACCCTTTGAAGATCGAGGCTGGACCTTCGCAAGACCAAGAACTGGAATCGTTTCCAGGTGGCAGTAGATTAGTAGGAACTAAGCCTGTGAGTCAAGGATCCGTGAGAATTTTGGGGTTGCCTTTTAGTATGGCCCCGTTTACAAAGATGAGCTTCTTCACTGACAAGAAAGAAGTTCAGAAGTCAGCTACTGCCCTAGGATATGTAGCTCATGTATGTGTGTTCCATTCTTTTTCCTCGCTACTTGAGAGTTCTAAAGGCTTCCTTGCTTGGATTTTGCAGGCCGTGTCTCTGTTAGCTCCTTTCTTCGGAGTGCCTATTCGTTATCCTTTGCGCTTAGGTGGTTCCAAAACATATATTCTGGACTATGCGCCTTACATCGAGCCTTCAGCTTCTGATATGTCTCCAGTTTCCACACTTTCCGAAAATGCTAAATTTGTAGAGTTCCCTCTGTTTCTGGATGGTCAAGATACAACTCGAGCTGCCTACGCTGTCTTCTTATTAAACAAG AACATCGAGCAGCTCCTGAATTTTGTGGGAGAAAGTAGTCTAGGACCACGTCAGGTTCTAGCTAACCTCAAGGAGCTGATCAGGATCATCCAGTCGCCAGATTATATATATTCTTGA
- the LOC106337106 gene encoding small ubiquitin-related modifier 5-like isoform X1, which translates to MVSSSTTISASTASKSRSLTPQRKITLKVKTQQDGREDVYKIGYNAHMKKLMDACCTKRNFEKDTVRFIFGRKELKPRQTPAQVNYYNYLSQLMMEEGDIIDLVTEQGGG; encoded by the exons ATGGTGAGTTCCTCAACGACGATCTCTGCTTCTACTGCATCAAAGTCTCGATCTCTTACTCCCCAAAGGAAGATTACCCTCAAGGTCAAGACCCAACAG GATGGAAGAGAGGATGTTTATAAGATTGGTTATAATGCACATATGAAGAAACTGATGGATGCATGCTGCACCAAGAGAAACTTTGAGAAAGACACTGTCAGATTCATCTTCGGTCGTAAAGAGCTCAAGCCACGACAAACTCCTGCTCAG GTTAATTACTATAATTATTTATCACAGCTGATGATGGAAGAAGGAGATATCATTGATCTTGTCACCGAACAAGGTGGTGGCTAA
- the LOC106337106 gene encoding small ubiquitin-related modifier 5-like isoform X2, translated as MVSSSTTISASTASKSRSLTPQRKITLKVKTQQDGREDVYKIGYNAHMKKLMDACCTKRNFEKDTVRFIFGRKELKPRQTPAQLMMEEGDIIDLVTEQGGG; from the exons ATGGTGAGTTCCTCAACGACGATCTCTGCTTCTACTGCATCAAAGTCTCGATCTCTTACTCCCCAAAGGAAGATTACCCTCAAGGTCAAGACCCAACAG GATGGAAGAGAGGATGTTTATAAGATTGGTTATAATGCACATATGAAGAAACTGATGGATGCATGCTGCACCAAGAGAAACTTTGAGAAAGACACTGTCAGATTCATCTTCGGTCGTAAAGAGCTCAAGCCACGACAAACTCCTGCTCAG CTGATGATGGAAGAAGGAGATATCATTGATCTTGTCACCGAACAAGGTGGTGGCTAA
- the LOC106341520 gene encoding F-box/LRR-repeat protein At2g43260-like has translation MYLVPDLLEEIFLQLPLKSIVKFRTVSKQWRSILESRRFEERRLMMNAQTKTKIMAGGDHRNRTLTWFKEDEEVEIVYLQCDVTSRPSLSCDGLVCIPVPGWVNVFNPSTGEFLRFSSGRDPPFPGYANYYLDSVLFDVFPGYWRMGFGRDNVSGSYKIVRMGFNHHWEIHRCEILDVNIGRWQRLSPPPYEIGYRRKSTCVNGSIYWVEVLPDQKLLALDLHAQEWRDVGLPLGALGKSFQVANLEKRLALAATYIDNDHWNVKIWSAEAPEETWSVIYSIRLFPLDHPYDDPSSPLWFWTRPVAVSKKGNLFFQYSYKRLFKCYPETGEVRFIAAEICVISPFVENLVPLGRLDSKTYGLKHLDHVTLSSRISNFFRRMELKRSSILVTTAVVTLVMFRYCSRLSRS, from the exons ATGTACCTAGTTCCCGACCTACTGGAAGAGATCTTCCTTCAACTGCCACTGAAATCCATCGTCAAATTCAGAACCGTCTCAAAACAATGGAGGTCAATACTCGAGTCGAGGAGGTTCGAGGAGAGGAGGCTTATGATGAATGCTCAAACGAAGACGAAAATCATGGCAGGAGGAGACCACCGAAACCGAACCCTAACGTGGTTCAAAGAGGACGAAGAGGTCGAGATAGTCTATCTACAGTGTGATGTCACCTCACGACCGTCGCTGTCATGTGACGGTCTAGTTTGCATCCCCGTACCAGGATGGGTCAATGTTTTCAACCCTTCCACCGGAGAGTTTCTTAGATTCTCTTCTGGCCGAGATCCACCGTTTCCCGGTTATGCTAATTATTACTTAG ATTCTGTATTATTTGATGTCTTCCCTGGATATTGGAGGATGGGATTCGGGCGAGACAATGTGAGCGGGAGCTATAAAATAGTGAGGATGGGCTTTAACCATCATTGGGAGATTCACCGTTGCGAGATTCTTGACGTTAACATTGGGAGATGGCAGAGACTGAGTCCGCCTCCTTATGAGATAGGATATAGAAGGAAGTCGAC ATGTGTAAATGGGTCCATCTATTGGGTAGAAGTATTGCCTGATCAAAAACTTTTAGCTTTGGATCTTCATGCACAAGAGTGGCGTGACGTTGGACTACCGTTAGGAGCACTCGGAAAATCATTCCAGGTAGCAAACCTTGAAAAGCGTCTAGCCTTAGCTGCAACCTATATTGACAACGATCATTGGAACGTGAAGATATGGAGCGCGGAAGCACCAGAAGAAACATGGAGCGTGATTTACTCCATACGTTTATTCCCTCTCGACCACCCTTACGACGACCCATCTTCCCCTTTATGGTTTTGGACTAGGCCAGTGGCGGTTTCTAAGAAAGGAAACCTTTTCTTCCAATACAGTTACAAGAGGTTGTTCAAATGTTACCCAGAGACAGGTGAAGTTCGTTTCATCGCTGCAGAGATTTGTGTGATATCTCCTTTTGTTGAAAATTTGGTCCCCCTTGGACGTTTGGACAGCAAAACATATGGACTTAAACATCTAGATCACGTAACGTTGTCCTCCCGGATATCCAATTTTTTCAGACGAATGGAACTGAAGAGATCGAGCATTTTGGTAACCACCGCTGTTGTGACTCTTGTAATGTTTCGCTATTGTTCCCGTTTGTCTAGATCTTGA
- the LOC106341920 gene encoding beta-galactosidase 9, translated as MSFASMAESTRNASLQWRKLPPIIALLLILPIVSGSYFKPFNVSYDHRALIVAGKRRMLVSAGVHYPRATPQMWPDLIAKSKEGGADVVQTYVFWSGHEPVKGQYNFEGRYDLVKFVKLVGSSGLYLHLRIGPYVCAEWNFGGFPVWLRDVPGIEFRTDNEPFKKEMQKFVTKIVGLMREAKMFCWQGGPVIMLQIENEYGDVEKSYGQKGKDYVKWAASMALGLGAGVPWVMCKQTDAPENILDACNGYYCDGFKPNSKTKPVLWTEDWDGWYTKWGGSLPHRPAEDLAFAVARFYQRGGSFQNYYMYFGGTNFGRTSGGPFYITSYDYDAPLDEYGLRSEPKWGHLKDLHAAIKLCEPALVAADAPQYKKLGSNQEAHIYHGDGETGGKVCAAFLANIDEHKSAYVKFNGQSYTLPPWSVSILPDCRHVAYNTAKVGAQTSVKTVEPARPPLGSMSILQKVVSQDSASYISKSWMALKEPIGIWGENNFTAQGLLEHLNVTKDQSDYLWHKTRISVTEDDISFWKKNGANPTLSVDSMRDVLRVFVNKQLSGSIVGHWVKAEQPVRFVQGNNDLLLLTQTVGLQNYGAFLEKDGAGFRGKAKLTGFKNGDVDLSKSSWTYQVGLKGEAEKVYTVEYNEKAEWSTLDTEASPSIFMWYKTYFNTPDGTDPVVLDLGSMGKGQAWVNGHHIGRYWSIIAQKDGCDKTCDYRGAYTSDKCTTNCGKPTQTRYHVPRSWLKPDSNLLVLFEETGGNPFKISVKTVTAGVLCGQVSESHYPPLRKWSTPGFMDGTMSINSVAPEMHLRCEEGHVISSIEFASYGTPRGSCEKFSTGKCHASKSLSVVSEACKGRNSCFIEVSNAAFQSDPCKGTLKTLAVMARCSPSQNTSCLRQRETASD; from the exons ATGAGCTTCGCTTCAATGGCCGAGTCAACGCGAAATGCTTCGCTTCAGTGGCGGAAACTACCACCGATCATAGCTTTACTCTTGATTCTCCCGATCGTCTCGGGAAGTTACTTCAAACCGTTCAATGTGAGCTACGACCACAGGGCTCTAATCGTCGCCGGGAAACGGCGCATGTTAGTCTCCGCCGGAGTTCACTACCCTCGCGCCACTCCTCAA ATGTGGCCTGACCTCATCGCGAAGAGCAAAGAAGGTGGTGCTGACGTGGTTCAGACTTATGTGTTTTGGAGTGGGCATGAGCCTGTTAAGGGTCAG TATAACTTTGAAGGAAGATACGACCTTGTCAAATTTGTGAAGCTTGTTGGATCGAGTGGTCTCTATCTCCATCTTCGCATTGGTCCTTACGTTTGTGCTGAGTGGAACTTTGG AGGGTTCCCAGTGTGGTTGCGTGATGTCCCTGGCATAGAGTTTCGAACAGACAATGAGCCTTTTAAG AAGGAGATGCAGAAGTTTGTAACGAAGATTGTGGGTCTGATGCGGGAAGCAAAGATGTTCTGTTGGCAAGGCGGTCCTGTAATCATGCTGCAG ATTGAGAATGAATATGGGGATGTTGAGAAATCGTATGGGCAGAAGGGAAAGGATTACGTCAAATGGGCTGCTAGTATGGCTCTAGGGCTTGGTGCTGGAGTTCCTTGGGTTATGTGCAAGCAAACAGACGCTCCAGAGAATATT CTTGATGCATGCAATGGATACTATTGTGATGGTTTTAAACCAAATTCGAAGACCAAGCCAGTACTTTGGACAGAGGATTGGGATGGATG GTACACGAAGTGGGGTGGAAGTTTGCCTCACAGACCTGCTGAAGATCTTGCATTTGCAGTCGCAAGATTTTATCAACGCGGAGGAAGCTTTCAAAATTATTACATG TATTTTGGTGGAACAAACTTTGGTCGAACTTCTGGTGGTCCTTTCTACATTACCAGCTACGATTATGATGCTCCTCTTGATGAATATG GTCTGAGGAGCGAGCCAAAGTGGGGGCATCTAAAGGATCTTCATGCTGCCATAAAACTTTGTGAACCTGCCCTTGTTGCAGCAGATGCACCTCAGTATAAAAAACTGGGATCAAATCAGGAG GCACACATATATCATGGAGATGGTGAGACTGGAGGAAAGGTGTGCGCTGCATTTCTCGCAAACATTGATGAGCATAAATCTGCATATGTGAAATTTAATGGCCAATCATATACTTTACCACCTTGGTCAGTTAGTATATTGCCAGACTGTCGACATGTGGCTTACAACACTGCCAAG GTAGGAGCACAGACTTCTGTTAAAACGGTTGAACCTGCTAGGCCTCCTTTAGGTAGTATGTCTATACTGCAAAAAGTCGTGAGTCAGGATAGTGCTTCTTACATTTCGAAATCATGGATGGCTCTGAAAGAGCCAATTGGCATATGGGGTGAAAACAATTTCACTGCCCAAGGATTATTGGAGCATTTGAATGTTACAAAAGACCAGTCTGATTACCTGTGGCATAAGACAAG AATAAGCGTAACTGAGGATGATATCTCGTTCTGGAAGAAAAATGGAGCTAACCCAACACTGTCAGTTGATAGCATGAGGGATGTGTTGCGTGTGTTTGTAAACAAACAACTCTCAG GCAGTATTGTTGGACACTGGGTGAAGGCAGAGCAGCCTGTACGTTTTGTGCAAGGAAACAATGATTTACTTCTCTTGACTCAAACAGTTGGCTTACAG AATTACGGTGCTTTCTTGGAGAAGGATGGAGCAGGTTTTAGAGGCAAAGCGAAGCTTACTGGCTTCAAGAATGGAGACGTGGACCTGTCAAAATCGTCATGGACCTATCAG GTGGGACTGAAGGGAGAGGCTGAGAAAGTATATACTGTTGAATACAATGAAAAAGCTGAGTGGAGTACCTTGGATACCGAAGCTTCACCTTCCATCTTTATGTGGTACAAG ACATACTTCAACACCCCAGACGGAACAGATCCTGTTGTTCTAGATCTAGGAAGTATGGGAAAGGGACAAGCATGGGTCAACGGACACCATATTGGAAGGTACTGGAGTATCATTGCCCAAAAGGATGGATGTGACAAAACTTGTGATTATCGTGGAGCCTACACTTCAGACAAGTGCACAACAAATTGTGGAAAGCCTACGCAAACCAG GTACCATGTACCACGTTCTTGGTTAAAGCCTGACAGTAATCTACTAGTGCTCTTTGAAGAAACCGGGGGAAACCCATTTAAAATCTCGGTTAAGACGGTTACTGCTGGTGTTCTGTGCGGTCAAGTCTCGGAATCTCATTATCCACCTCTGAGGAAATGGTCCACACCAGGTTTCATGGACGGAACAATGTCGATAAACAGTGTGGCACCAGAGATGCATCTGCGTTGTGAAGAAGGGCATGTAATATCATCCATAGAATTTGCTAGCTACGGAACTCCAAGAGGTAGCTGCGAGAAGTTCTCTACCGGGAAATGCCACGCATCCAAATCGTTATCAGTCGTCTCTGAG GCTTGTAAAGGACGCAACAGCTGCTTCATTGAAGTGTCGAATGCTGCATTTCAGAGTGATCCATGTAAAGGAACTTTAAAGACATTAGCGGTTATGGCACGATGCTCGCCTTCTCAGAACACGAGTTGCCTTCGACAGCGTGAAACTGCTTCAGATTGA